One Sulfurimonas sp. genomic window carries:
- a CDS encoding HD domain-containing phosphohydrolase, which translates to MKVIKTKLNYSNSYLSLDINLLRIGCVAPFDIFIKKDDDFVIIIEAGTLISESLHAKLKNQESLYISKKDEDKQILSCESLKHYIRHNRDNPQKRVMILYKISEQLFDMYSSNHENIIHLECVELIVKSIIYLIKYDEKFLKNTMPYFENDHVLYSHSLHVAIYAVSLSNMLKFNDDDLLKIGVAALLHDVGLKKIDETVIQKESQLTQEEMKLIQKHSQYSVDILNQNKIHDPYIINAVMHHHERFDGSGYPNQLTGSDISNFASILAICDVFDALTNNRPHRQNYTTFNALKMMMRDTDMVNKFNQKYLNIFLKSFL; encoded by the coding sequence ATGAAAGTCATAAAAACAAAATTAAATTATTCAAACTCTTACCTATCGCTTGATATAAACCTTCTAAGGATAGGATGTGTCGCTCCGTTTGATATTTTTATCAAAAAAGATGATGATTTTGTCATTATCATAGAGGCTGGGACTTTAATATCCGAGAGCTTACACGCTAAACTTAAAAATCAAGAAAGCTTATATATCTCTAAAAAAGATGAAGACAAACAGATACTCTCTTGCGAAAGTTTAAAACATTATATAAGACATAACAGGGACAATCCGCAAAAAAGGGTTATGATTCTTTATAAAATAAGCGAACAATTATTTGATATGTACTCAAGCAACCATGAAAACATAATACATTTAGAATGCGTTGAACTTATCGTAAAATCCATCATCTACCTAATAAAATATGATGAAAAATTTTTAAAAAATACGATGCCTTATTTTGAAAATGACCATGTGCTGTACAGCCACTCCCTGCATGTAGCCATATATGCCGTCTCTCTTAGCAATATGCTTAAATTTAATGATGACGATTTACTTAAAATAGGCGTAGCTGCACTGTTGCATGATGTCGGTTTAAAAAAAATCGACGAAACCGTTATTCAAAAAGAGTCTCAATTGACTCAAGAAGAGATGAAGCTGATACAAAAACACAGCCAGTACAGCGTCGATATTTTAAATCAAAACAAAATTCATGATCCATATATCATAAATGCCGTTATGCACCATCATGAGAGGTTTGACGGAAGCGGTTATCCAAATCAATTAACCGGCAGTGATATAAGCAATTTTGCTTCTATCTTAGCTATATGCGATGTTTTTGACGCGCTAACCAACAACAGACCGCACAGACAAAACTACACTACTTTTAATGCTTTAAAAATGATGATGCGCGATACGGATATGGTAAATAAATTTAACCAAAAATATCTTAATATTTTTCTTAAATCTTTCTTGTAA